The Alteripontixanthobacter sp. genome has a window encoding:
- a CDS encoding LysR substrate-binding domain-containing protein, producing MPTRRLPPLRALEAFMRTVRLGSARAAAEELGLSPSALSRRISNLEEFIGKKLFTRQRQAMQLTDEGQAFYEAVGPQLEALAAAVENQSENLSLIRLRLGVLPVFGSQRLFPRLGELRVRHPLLHIDIDTGPHLDDRVGDVLDAAIILSRGPDTALHAVRLDHNMVHAVASRKLVAQMGDAPDRAALEKQTFIIHNEFPDSFAAWKDAMGFPELEPAAIDHLDSGTLMLEAAAQGLGIAIMHGDHISRAEDSRLAHLYDRPVESPYSYWFVCKPAALEQRPVRLFHDWLVGAEL from the coding sequence ATGCCGACACGCCGATTACCGCCGCTGCGCGCACTCGAAGCCTTCATGCGCACTGTGCGGCTTGGGTCCGCGCGCGCGGCAGCAGAGGAGTTGGGCCTGAGCCCATCGGCCCTGTCGCGGCGCATTTCCAACCTTGAAGAGTTCATCGGCAAGAAGCTGTTTACCCGCCAACGGCAGGCGATGCAGCTGACCGATGAGGGGCAGGCTTTCTACGAAGCGGTCGGCCCGCAATTGGAGGCATTGGCGGCGGCGGTTGAAAACCAGTCGGAAAATCTCTCGCTGATCCGCTTGCGGTTGGGCGTCCTGCCGGTTTTCGGCAGCCAGCGGCTGTTCCCCCGCCTCGGCGAATTGCGCGTCCGCCATCCGCTGTTACATATCGATATCGATACCGGCCCGCATCTGGACGACCGCGTGGGCGACGTGCTCGACGCGGCGATTATCCTGTCGCGCGGCCCCGACACCGCCCTGCATGCGGTGCGGCTGGATCACAACATGGTCCATGCCGTCGCCTCGCGAAAGCTGGTGGCGCAAATGGGCGATGCGCCCGATCGGGCCGCGCTGGAAAAGCAGACTTTCATCATCCACAACGAATTTCCCGACAGCTTCGCCGCATGGAAAGATGCGATGGGCTTTCCAGAGCTTGAGCCGGCGGCCATCGACCATCTCGATTCGGGCACGCTAATGCTGGAGGCCGCAGCACAGGGGCTCGGCATCGCGATCATGCATGGCGACCATATCAGCCGCGCCGAAGACAGCCGGCTGGCGCATCTCTACGATCGTCCGGTCGAAAGCCCGTATAGCTACTGGTTCGTCTGCAAGCCCGCTGCGCTGGAACAAAGACCGGTGCGATTGTTCCATGACTGGCTAGTCGGAGCGGAGCTATAA
- a CDS encoding peptidylprolyl isomerase codes for MADQKLTLTLDTGNGTGDVVIKLRPDLAPGHVERITELAGEGFYDGVVFHRVIPGFMAQGGDPTGTGMSGSDKPDLKAEFNAEPHTRGTCSMARTQVPDSANSQFFICFDDAHFLDGQYTVWGQVESGMDHVDALPKGEPPAQPGKIVKATVS; via the coding sequence ATGGCCGATCAGAAACTTACGCTCACCCTCGATACCGGCAATGGCACCGGCGATGTGGTAATCAAGCTGCGCCCCGACCTGGCACCGGGCCATGTCGAGCGCATTACCGAGCTGGCTGGCGAAGGTTTCTACGATGGGGTGGTATTCCACCGCGTGATCCCCGGCTTCATGGCGCAGGGCGGCGATCCGACCGGTACGGGGATGAGCGGCAGCGACAAGCCCGATCTGAAGGCTGAATTCAACGCCGAACCACACACGCGCGGCACCTGCTCGATGGCCCGCACCCAGGTGCCCGACAGTGCCAACAGCCAGTTCTTCATCTGCTTCGACGATGCCCATTTCCTGGACGGTCAATACACCGTCTGGGGCCAGGTTGAGAGCGGCATGGATCATGTCGACGCGCTGCCCAAGGGCGAACCGCCCGCGCAGCCGGGCAAGATCGTGAAAGCGACCGTCTCCTGA